In uncultured Cohaesibacter sp., a genomic segment contains:
- the phnD gene encoding phosphonate ABC transporter substrate-binding protein — protein MFKKIVLAAVSVAALVAGAAAPSFAAEKEFRIGILGGENEADRLRNFQCMVDQLPAALGVEKVSLFPSADYDGTIQGLLGGTLDYAELGASGYAKTYLTNPEAVEPILTTVQMDGSTGYHSVMVARKDSGMTDVKEMKGKKLGFADPDSTSGFLVPSVTLPEAVGAPVEEFFGSTGFGGGHENLVLEVVKGTFDAGTTWASGVGKFEDGYSSGNLRKMVDKGILDMNDLVQLWISPLIPNGPVVVRSTLDPEVKAKFKDFMMKLPESDPACFSAIQGGDYKGFVEVNADFYKAIIAARKAKIGS, from the coding sequence ATGTTCAAGAAAATTGTTCTCGCCGCAGTGTCTGTGGCAGCCCTCGTTGCCGGTGCTGCTGCTCCGTCTTTCGCGGCTGAAAAAGAATTCCGCATCGGCATTCTAGGCGGCGAAAATGAAGCTGACCGTCTGCGTAACTTCCAGTGCATGGTCGATCAGCTGCCAGCCGCTCTGGGCGTTGAGAAAGTATCCCTGTTCCCGTCCGCAGACTATGATGGCACCATTCAGGGCCTGCTTGGCGGTACGCTGGATTATGCCGAGCTGGGCGCTTCGGGCTATGCCAAAACCTACCTGACCAATCCTGAAGCTGTCGAGCCGATCCTGACCACCGTTCAGATGGACGGCTCCACCGGCTACCATTCCGTCATGGTTGCCCGCAAGGATTCCGGCATGACCGACGTCAAGGAAATGAAGGGCAAGAAACTGGGCTTTGCCGATCCTGACTCCACATCCGGTTTTCTCGTTCCTTCCGTTACCCTGCCGGAAGCCGTTGGCGCACCGGTTGAAGAATTCTTCGGTTCCACCGGCTTTGGCGGCGGCCACGAGAATCTCGTTCTGGAAGTTGTCAAAGGCACCTTCGATGCCGGAACCACCTGGGCTTCAGGCGTTGGCAAATTTGAAGACGGCTATTCTTCCGGCAACCTGCGCAAGATGGTCGACAAGGGCATTCTCGACATGAATGATCTGGTTCAGCTCTGGATTTCTCCGCTGATCCCGAACGGCCCGGTCGTGGTCCGCTCCACGCTGGATCCTGAAGTGAAGGCTAAGTTCAAGGACTTCATGATGAAGCTGCCAGAATCCGATCCGGCCTGCTTCTCTGCCATTCAGGGCGGCGATTACAAAGGCTTCGTTGAAGTCAACGCCGATTTCTACAAAGCCATCATTGCTGCCCGCAAGGCAAAAATCGGCTCCTGA
- the phnE gene encoding phosphonate ABC transporter, permease protein PhnE, translating to MMKTPVELSPACEATERHWQELSRKRRFYSLLSIAILLITLFGSLWFANETNAGKFFDRLPYFFDFFGDMIPRDGWEIWRALFDLPSPYFDGSLKFNYPDGRVYLIGSLYMPEYVYKMLETINIAIFSTLIGFGLGFVLCFLAASNMTTRKWLRFTVRRILEILRAFPEIVIAGFFVAVLTIGAVPAMIAVAIHTIGSLGKMFFEVVENADMKADEGLQAVGANWVERVWFGIVPQVLPNFLSYALLRLEINVRASTIIGAVGGGGIGEALRLSISRGHEAKTLAIVLLLFVTIIAIDQLSAWLRKKIVGNQAFAFGASA from the coding sequence ATGATGAAAACACCCGTTGAACTGTCTCCCGCTTGCGAGGCAACGGAGCGGCACTGGCAGGAGCTGAGCCGCAAGAGACGCTTCTACAGCCTTCTTTCAATTGCCATTTTGCTCATTACTCTGTTCGGCTCGCTCTGGTTCGCCAATGAGACCAATGCCGGGAAATTCTTTGATCGACTTCCCTATTTCTTTGACTTTTTCGGCGACATGATCCCGCGCGATGGTTGGGAAATCTGGCGGGCGCTGTTTGATTTGCCATCGCCCTATTTCGATGGCAGCCTGAAATTCAATTATCCCGATGGCCGGGTCTATCTGATCGGCTCGCTCTATATGCCCGAATATGTCTACAAGATGCTGGAAACGATCAATATCGCGATCTTCTCTACGCTCATCGGTTTCGGACTTGGCTTCGTGCTCTGCTTTCTGGCAGCGAGTAACATGACCACCAGAAAATGGCTTCGCTTCACCGTGCGCCGCATTCTGGAAATCCTGCGCGCCTTTCCGGAAATCGTGATTGCCGGTTTCTTTGTGGCTGTACTCACCATCGGTGCGGTGCCTGCCATGATCGCTGTGGCCATTCACACCATTGGCTCGCTTGGCAAAATGTTTTTCGAAGTCGTCGAGAATGCCGACATGAAAGCCGACGAGGGGCTACAGGCCGTGGGCGCCAATTGGGTCGAGCGGGTATGGTTCGGCATTGTGCCGCAGGTGTTGCCAAATTTCCTTTCCTACGCCCTGCTGCGCCTTGAAATCAATGTGCGCGCCTCAACCATCATCGGTGCCGTTGGCGGCGGCGGGATCGGCGAAGCCTTGCGTCTTTCCATCTCGCGCGGTCATGAAGCCAAGACCCTTGCCATTGTGCTGCTGCTGTTCGTGACCATCATCGCCATCGATCAACTCTCGGCCTGGCTGCGCAAGAAAATCGTCGGCAATCAGGCCTTTGCCTTTGGCGCAAGTGCATAA
- the phnE gene encoding phosphonate ABC transporter, permease protein PhnE yields the protein MNTIAAPNMQSAMQVDMEDMIARYPAVFKPSFFKRFRGLIIFVAVIVYAFFGSSFLHIGKTFSNGNWDIAGAYLADWISYEARPDVKFQNEYLTIEFPRFSPLGNDPHPDWIVESMETKEITPELEQYQSAAPAQTFSFMAPDAPTAEKPAETPAKEAKPSSSFSFMAPDAPTADNPADVGKAESVTKSEIKTVTTKAEISIGSGHVSVEPGLVTITKGHETLVIDVERDKAVHPRGALPSWAQQKYENEKVVARFGFDGRVEVQNYKVKIHHRFLGWENFIFDTNSPFWNKSAGEVWHMIVAGDRIDPERSNFMLALDNILNNAEWQHGDVWIKLMQTIVMAFVGTLFASLIAFPLSFLAARNVTPNRLVNQFVKRFFDFQRSVDMLIWALFFTRAFGPGPLAGISAIFFTDTGTLGKLNAETLENIDDKQREGVKSLGAGPVLVQRYGVVPQVLPVFLSQSLYFWESNTRSATIIGAVGAGGIGLKLWEAMRTNQDWENVFYMVILILIVVYVFDTISNKLRTKLTKG from the coding sequence ATGAACACGATTGCTGCTCCAAATATGCAAAGCGCCATGCAGGTTGACATGGAGGACATGATCGCCCGCTATCCGGCTGTCTTCAAGCCGAGCTTCTTCAAGCGGTTTCGCGGTCTGATCATTTTTGTCGCGGTGATTGTCTATGCCTTCTTCGGTTCCAGTTTCCTGCATATCGGCAAGACATTTTCCAATGGCAACTGGGATATCGCGGGTGCCTATCTCGCTGACTGGATCTCCTATGAAGCCCGCCCGGATGTCAAATTCCAGAATGAATATCTGACCATCGAGTTTCCGCGCTTCTCGCCGCTGGGCAATGATCCGCATCCCGACTGGATCGTGGAAAGCATGGAGACGAAGGAAATCACTCCCGAGCTGGAGCAATATCAGTCTGCGGCACCAGCTCAGACTTTCTCCTTCATGGCACCGGATGCCCCAACCGCTGAGAAGCCCGCAGAGACGCCTGCCAAAGAGGCAAAACCATCTTCAAGCTTCAGCTTCATGGCCCCCGATGCGCCTACAGCGGACAATCCTGCCGATGTCGGCAAAGCGGAAAGTGTGACAAAGTCGGAAATCAAGACCGTGACCACGAAGGCAGAGATTTCAATCGGCTCTGGCCATGTGAGCGTGGAACCCGGCCTCGTGACGATCACGAAGGGACATGAAACGCTGGTGATCGATGTCGAGCGCGACAAGGCCGTTCATCCGCGCGGTGCACTGCCCAGTTGGGCGCAGCAGAAATACGAGAATGAAAAGGTCGTCGCCCGGTTCGGATTTGACGGTCGCGTCGAGGTTCAGAATTACAAGGTCAAGATCCATCACCGCTTTCTTGGCTGGGAGAATTTCATCTTCGATACCAATTCTCCCTTCTGGAACAAGAGTGCGGGCGAGGTGTGGCATATGATTGTCGCTGGCGATCGCATCGATCCAGAGCGGTCCAACTTCATGCTGGCGCTGGATAATATCCTCAATAACGCCGAATGGCAGCATGGCGATGTCTGGATAAAGCTGATGCAGACCATTGTCATGGCCTTTGTCGGTACCCTTTTTGCCTCGCTGATTGCCTTTCCCTTGTCCTTCCTTGCTGCCCGTAATGTGACGCCAAACCGCCTCGTGAACCAGTTCGTCAAACGCTTCTTTGATTTTCAGCGCTCTGTCGATATGCTGATCTGGGCGCTGTTCTTCACCCGTGCTTTCGGTCCGGGGCCGCTGGCCGGTATTTCGGCGATCTTTTTCACCGATACCGGAACTCTGGGCAAACTGAATGCCGAGACGCTGGAAAATATTGATGACAAGCAGCGCGAAGGCGTCAAATCTCTGGGGGCCGGTCCGGTTCTGGTCCAGCGCTATGGTGTTGTGCCGCAAGTGCTGCCGGTTTTCCTCTCCCAGTCGCTCTATTTCTGGGAATCCAACACCCGCTCGGCCACGATCATCGGTGCAGTCGGCGCTGGCGGTATCGGTCTGAAATTGTGGGAAGCCATGCGCACCAATCAGGATTGGGAAAATGTCTTCTATATGGTGATCCTCATTCTGATCGTCGTCTATGTCTTTGATACGATTTCGAACAAGTTGCGCACCAAACTGACCAAGGGCTGA
- a CDS encoding DUF1045 domain-containing protein, giving the protein MPRYAIFFAPLANDPLNKLAAQWLGRDVFTGARVDRASLVEGLSLQQFDELTSSARRYGFHGTLKAPFALAEGKSIEELEQALKAYAEQATSFSLPRFTIGQLGSFFALRPSEPSAPLKALASDLVRTFDDFRAPLEEKDIVRRNPEKLTERQRQNLFDWGYPYIFEDFRFHMTLTNPVPDPLASAFQAALEVHFAQAIMEPQEVRSLCLYEEADAGGPFVVRQQFRLG; this is encoded by the coding sequence GTGCCCCGTTACGCCATCTTTTTCGCCCCCCTTGCCAATGACCCGCTGAACAAGCTTGCTGCCCAATGGCTGGGACGGGATGTCTTCACCGGCGCTCGGGTGGACCGTGCTTCGCTGGTGGAAGGGCTTTCGCTGCAACAATTTGACGAACTGACATCATCGGCCCGGCGCTATGGTTTTCACGGCACTTTGAAAGCTCCCTTTGCGCTGGCCGAGGGAAAAAGCATCGAAGAACTGGAACAGGCACTCAAGGCCTATGCCGAACAGGCCACGTCCTTTTCATTGCCTCGTTTCACCATTGGCCAATTGGGATCATTCTTTGCGCTGCGCCCGAGCGAGCCGTCTGCGCCGCTCAAGGCACTGGCATCCGATCTGGTCCGCACCTTTGACGATTTCCGTGCGCCACTGGAAGAGAAAGACATTGTCCGGCGCAATCCCGAAAAACTCACCGAGCGCCAAAGGCAGAATCTGTTCGACTGGGGCTATCCATATATTTTCGAGGATTTTCGTTTCCACATGACCTTGACCAATCCGGTGCCGGATCCGCTGGCTAGCGCCTTTCAGGCCGCACTGGAGGTCCATTTTGCGCAAGCCATCATGGAGCCGCAGGAGGTCAGATCGCTTTGCCTATATGAAGAAGCAGACGCTGGCGGGCCCTTTGTGGTGCGCCAACAATTCCGGCTGGGTTAA
- a CDS encoding alpha-D-ribose 1-methylphosphonate 5-triphosphate diphosphatase produces MKKNLLLKNACIVMHDEIVDGCIHVKDGMIDDITAGAPSAALERIAEDMDGDYLLPGFVELHTDHVEGHYAPRPKVRGSAMAAVLSHDAQIATSGITTVFDALRVGIDHDADLTYDDMKTMADAFQRGVEEETLRADHFIHLRCEVSADDCLTAFHQFDKYDLVKLVSVMDHAPGQRQFVDIDQYAIYYKGKLKMSDQDFRTMCERRLAASARNSDRHRTEIANICRERGVILASHDDATIAHVEESVRHDVHVAEFPTTIEAAKASHKAGLAVLMGAPNIVRGGSHSGNIAASDLVDLGVLDILSSDYIPFSLVQAVFRLADQDHKLSLPQAVRLISATPAHAVGLDDRGIIEVGRRADLVQVRKSRNTPVIRQVWRCGARVA; encoded by the coding sequence ATGAAAAAGAACCTGCTTTTGAAAAATGCCTGTATCGTGATGCATGACGAGATCGTGGATGGCTGCATTCATGTCAAGGATGGCATGATTGACGATATCACTGCGGGGGCGCCAAGTGCGGCGCTGGAGCGCATTGCCGAAGATATGGACGGCGACTATCTGCTGCCCGGATTTGTCGAGCTGCATACCGATCATGTCGAGGGCCATTATGCGCCGCGACCAAAGGTGCGCGGGAGCGCCATGGCGGCGGTTCTTTCCCATGATGCCCAGATCGCCACATCGGGTATCACCACCGTATTTGACGCCTTGCGTGTCGGCATCGATCATGACGCGGATCTGACCTATGACGACATGAAAACCATGGCCGATGCGTTCCAGCGTGGGGTGGAGGAAGAAACCCTGCGCGCCGACCATTTCATTCATCTGCGCTGCGAAGTCTCTGCCGACGATTGCCTGACCGCCTTTCACCAGTTTGACAAATATGATCTGGTCAAGCTGGTCTCCGTCATGGACCATGCGCCCGGTCAGCGCCAGTTTGTCGATATCGATCAATATGCGATCTATTACAAGGGCAAGCTGAAAATGTCCGATCAGGATTTTCGCACCATGTGTGAGCGACGGCTTGCCGCGTCAGCCCGCAATTCGGACCGGCACCGCACGGAAATTGCCAATATCTGCCGTGAGCGCGGCGTCATTCTGGCCTCTCATGATGATGCCACCATCGCCCATGTCGAGGAATCCGTCCGTCATGATGTCCATGTCGCCGAGTTTCCAACCACCATCGAGGCAGCCAAGGCTTCTCATAAGGCCGGACTTGCCGTATTGATGGGAGCGCCGAATATTGTGCGCGGTGGTTCTCATTCTGGCAATATTGCCGCCAGCGATCTGGTCGATCTGGGTGTGCTGGACATCCTTTCCTCGGACTATATTCCATTCTCGCTGGTGCAGGCCGTTTTCAGGCTGGCAGATCAGGATCACAAACTGAGCCTGCCGCAAGCGGTCAGGCTGATTTCGGCAACACCGGCGCATGCTGTCGGGCTGGATGATCGCGGCATCATCGAGGTCGGGCGCAGAGCCGATCTGGTACAGGTGCGCAAATCGCGCAACACGCCGGTGATCCGTCAGGTCTGGCGCTGCGGGGCACGGGTGGCCTGA
- the phnN gene encoding phosphonate metabolism protein/1,5-bisphosphokinase (PRPP-forming) PhnN, protein MITSGSNEQAGVAMGTFILLVGPSGSGKDSLLAYAREQLAQDRRILFVRRCITREAGDPSEDHLSMSVTDFQRAEMQGQFVISWGAHGLYYGLPASMLDHLQGGGVAIANGSRKTIPLLKERFARLKVINLTVEPEILARRLAKRGRESAEEIELRLARTREISSDGLFGEDTIHLDNSGDLSRAGAALVALLRSCADEGAIVPSGKSILQTKIAR, encoded by the coding sequence ATGATCACAAGCGGCAGCAATGAGCAGGCAGGTGTCGCAATGGGGACTTTCATTCTGCTTGTCGGGCCAAGTGGTTCCGGCAAGGACAGCCTGTTGGCCTATGCGCGCGAGCAACTTGCGCAAGACAGGCGCATTCTCTTCGTGCGCCGCTGCATCACGCGCGAGGCTGGGGATCCGAGCGAGGATCACCTAAGCATGTCCGTTACCGATTTCCAGAGAGCCGAAATGCAGGGGCAGTTTGTCATTTCATGGGGTGCGCACGGTCTTTATTATGGTCTTCCCGCCAGCATGCTCGATCATTTGCAAGGTGGAGGCGTGGCCATAGCCAATGGCTCTCGCAAGACAATACCGCTACTAAAAGAACGCTTTGCGCGCCTCAAGGTCATCAATCTGACCGTTGAGCCGGAGATACTTGCCCGGCGACTGGCAAAGCGCGGCCGGGAAAGCGCCGAGGAAATTGAACTGCGCCTTGCCCGCACGAGGGAAATATCCTCTGATGGGCTTTTCGGCGAGGACACCATCCATCTGGACAATTCCGGCGATCTGTCGAGGGCAGGGGCGGCGTTGGTCGCGCTGTTGCGCTCCTGTGCCGATGAGGGGGCTATTGTGCCGTCTGGCAAGTCCATACTTCAGACGAAAATTGCTCGATAA
- a CDS encoding ABC transporter permease yields MIAYRSQVRAAVSKIGTIAVTLLGLLTLTFIIGRVMPNDPVRAIVGEEATREVYENVYRQLGLDRPMWEQFYMYLHDVITLDLGNSVRTGQPVLEDIIHVMPATIELALFAIIISATLGVTLGMIAAVNKDRWPDHLIRVFSLMGHSMPIFWTGMIALIVFYAKLGWVGGSGRMSQFYIGLEPNVTGFLLIDSAITGEWEIFRSALQHIILPASLLGYSSAAFITRMTRSFMLDQINQEYITTARVKGLSQCQTIWFHAFINIRVQLITIVALAFGTLLEGSILIETVFAWPGFGSYLVGNLMIGDMNSLMTCVLIVGLIFTTLNLISDILYRVFDPRTR; encoded by the coding sequence ATGATCGCCTACAGGAGCCAGGTAAGAGCGGCTGTGTCCAAAATCGGCACAATCGCTGTTACCCTATTGGGTCTACTTACGCTCACATTCATCATTGGCAGGGTCATGCCTAACGACCCGGTGCGCGCTATTGTGGGAGAGGAAGCCACGCGCGAAGTTTATGAGAATGTCTATCGGCAACTCGGCCTTGATCGCCCCATGTGGGAGCAGTTCTATATGTATCTACATGACGTGATCACGCTGGATCTGGGCAATTCGGTGCGCACAGGGCAGCCTGTTCTGGAAGATATCATTCACGTCATGCCGGCAACCATCGAGCTGGCGCTGTTTGCCATCATCATCAGCGCGACCCTTGGGGTGACGCTCGGCATGATTGCGGCCGTCAACAAGGACCGCTGGCCCGATCATCTTATCCGTGTCTTCAGCCTGATGGGCCATTCCATGCCGATTTTCTGGACCGGCATGATCGCCCTGATCGTATTCTATGCCAAACTGGGCTGGGTCGGCGGCTCTGGTCGCATGAGCCAATTCTATATCGGGCTTGAACCCAATGTAACGGGCTTCCTGCTAATCGATAGTGCCATCACCGGAGAGTGGGAGATATTCCGCAGCGCCCTGCAGCATATCATTCTGCCGGCATCGCTTCTGGGCTATTCGTCCGCCGCTTTCATCACCCGCATGACCCGCAGTTTCATGCTTGATCAGATCAATCAGGAATATATCACCACAGCCCGCGTAAAGGGGCTGAGCCAGTGCCAGACCATCTGGTTCCACGCCTTCATTAATATCCGTGTTCAGCTGATCACGATTGTGGCTCTCGCCTTCGGAACCCTGCTGGAAGGCTCGATCCTGATCGAGACGGTTTTCGCATGGCCCGGTTTCGGCTCCTATCTGGTTGGCAACCTGATGATCGGGGACATGAATTCCCTGATGACCTGTGTGCTGATCGTCGGTCTCATCTTCACCACGCTGAACCTGATTTCCGACATTCTCTATCGTGTGTTCGACCCGAGGACCCGCTAA
- a CDS encoding ABC transporter permease, translating into MTDLNLTPDIKQDATKPQWLISAQNLILFLLKNPTSAYGLLVLALLIILAMIGPLLATHDPYIQDLQNALQAPSAEHYFGTDELGRDIYSRLLYGTRISLTIIGIVSVIVGPIGLTIGTVSGYLGGRVDTVLMRITDIFLSFPSLILSLAFVAALGPSLYNAIIAISLTAWPPIARLARAETLTFRQTDYIAAARLQGASSFRIIWRSIVPMCLPSVIIRLTLNMAVVILTAAGLGFLGLGAQPPLPEWGAMIATGRRYMIDSWWVVTFPGIAIFCVSLGFNLLGDGLRDALDPKQLNRR; encoded by the coding sequence ATGACAGATCTCAACCTGACACCGGACATCAAGCAGGATGCCACGAAGCCGCAATGGCTCATCTCCGCACAGAATCTCATCCTGTTTCTCCTCAAGAATCCGACCTCTGCCTATGGTCTTCTGGTTCTGGCGCTCCTGATCATTCTGGCGATGATCGGACCGCTGCTGGCAACGCATGATCCCTATATTCAGGATTTGCAGAATGCCTTGCAGGCCCCCAGTGCAGAGCATTATTTCGGCACAGACGAACTGGGGCGGGATATCTATAGTCGCCTGCTTTACGGAACGCGTATCTCGCTGACCATCATCGGCATCGTCTCTGTCATCGTTGGCCCGATAGGCCTGACGATCGGAACTGTCTCGGGCTATCTCGGGGGCAGGGTCGATACGGTCCTGATGCGGATCACCGACATTTTCCTCTCTTTCCCCTCGCTCATCCTGTCGCTGGCCTTTGTTGCCGCGCTGGGGCCAAGTCTTTATAACGCCATCATCGCGATTTCGCTTACCGCCTGGCCGCCAATTGCGCGTCTGGCGCGCGCCGAAACGCTGACCTTCCGCCAGACAGACTATATCGCGGCGGCGCGTTTGCAGGGGGCATCAAGCTTCCGCATCATCTGGCGTTCCATCGTGCCGATGTGTCTGCCATCGGTGATCATCCGCCTGACGCTGAATATGGCCGTGGTGATCCTGACCGCCGCCGGGCTTGGCTTTCTGGGTCTGGGTGCCCAGCCGCCGCTGCCTGAATGGGGGGCGATGATCGCCACGGGGCGGCGCTATATGATCGATAGCTGGTGGGTCGTGACCTTCCCCGGCATCGCAATCTTCTGCGTTTCCCTTGGCTTCAACCTGCTGGGCGACGGCCTGCGCGATGCGCTTGATCCAAAACAGCTGAACCGGAGGTAA
- a CDS encoding ABC transporter ATP-binding protein: protein MNSDTILSVENLSIRYRGTPADAVRNVSFNLGKERLGIVGESGSGKSTVGRALLKLLPTADIKADRMQFRDIDLLNTPEREMLKVRGKRISMILQDPKFSLNPILKCGPQVAEAYSNHMRCSKREAKERTLTMLEAVQIRDPERVYGLYPHEVSGGMGQRIMIAMMLLTDPDVVIADEPTSALDVTVRLQVLDILDALVRDKGIGLIMISHDLNLVRNFCDRVLIMYAGQVVESLNASEMHMAQHPYTKGLLAAQPHIGGPRQPLPVLERRSEWLEDVKVV, encoded by the coding sequence ATGAATTCCGACACCATTCTATCGGTCGAGAATCTGTCGATCCGATATCGCGGCACCCCGGCAGATGCGGTGCGCAATGTGAGTTTCAATCTCGGCAAGGAACGACTTGGCATCGTCGGCGAGAGCGGCTCGGGCAAATCCACGGTCGGTCGCGCCTTGCTCAAGCTGCTGCCAACGGCGGACATCAAGGCCGACCGCATGCAGTTTCGTGATATCGATCTGCTCAACACACCGGAAAGGGAAATGCTCAAGGTTCGCGGCAAGCGGATTTCCATGATCCTGCAAGACCCGAAATTCTCGCTCAATCCGATCCTAAAATGCGGTCCGCAGGTGGCCGAGGCTTACAGCAATCATATGCGTTGCAGCAAGCGGGAGGCAAAAGAGCGGACCCTGACCATGCTGGAAGCCGTGCAGATCCGCGATCCCGAACGGGTCTACGGGCTTTATCCGCACGAGGTTTCCGGCGGCATGGGGCAGCGTATCATGATTGCCATGATGCTGCTCACCGATCCCGATGTCGTGATCGCAGATGAGCCGACGTCGGCGCTCGACGTTACGGTTCGCCTTCAGGTGCTTGATATTCTCGACGCCTTGGTGCGCGACAAGGGCATTGGCCTGATCATGATTTCGCACGATCTCAATCTGGTGCGCAATTTCTGCGACCGCGTGCTGATCATGTATGCCGGGCAGGTGGTGGAATCGCTCAATGCCAGCGAAATGCATATGGCCCAGCATCCCTATACCAAGGGACTTCTGGCCGCCCAGCCCCATATTGGCGGTCCGCGCCAGCCTTTGCCAGTGCTCGAACGGCGCTCCGAATGGCTTGAAGATGTGAAGGTAGTCTGA
- a CDS encoding ABC transporter ATP-binding protein: protein MKPISIESLRIKLGSALILPDVSFDVKAGECFGLVGESGSGKSTVLRCMSLLFNSWSGTIRIDGKSVREMSPFERCRTFQMVFQDPYGSLHPRHSVRTTLSEPLKIHKLDNHIERMEQALIDVGLPVDFLDRYPHQLSGGQRQRVAIARSLILDPDILLLDEPTSALDVSVQAEILNLLVRLREEKGFTYIIVSHDLAVVDHMCDRFAVMQGGQIVEILPREAIPGNDASMPYARELIGASLKYERTVE, encoded by the coding sequence ATGAAACCAATTTCGATTGAATCTCTCAGAATCAAGCTTGGTTCTGCGCTCATCCTGCCCGATGTCAGTTTTGACGTGAAGGCGGGGGAATGCTTTGGTCTTGTCGGCGAAAGCGGCTCGGGCAAGTCGACCGTTCTGCGCTGCATGTCCTTGCTCTTCAATTCATGGAGCGGCACCATTCGCATCGATGGAAAATCCGTGCGTGAGATGAGCCCGTTTGAACGCTGCCGAACATTCCAGATGGTGTTTCAGGATCCCTACGGTTCTCTTCATCCGCGCCACTCTGTGCGTACAACATTATCCGAGCCGTTGAAGATCCACAAGCTCGACAACCACATCGAGCGCATGGAGCAGGCGCTGATTGATGTGGGCCTGCCGGTTGATTTTCTCGATCGCTATCCGCATCAGCTTTCGGGCGGACAGCGGCAGAGGGTCGCCATCGCACGGTCTCTCATTCTTGATCCGGATATTCTGCTGCTTGATGAACCAACCTCGGCGCTGGATGTTTCCGTTCAGGCCGAGATCCTCAATCTGCTGGTGCGGTTGCGTGAAGAAAAGGGCTTCACCTATATTATCGTCAGTCATGATCTGGCCGTCGTCGACCATATGTGTGACCGTTTCGCGGTGATGCAGGGCGGACAGATTGTCGAAATTCTGCCGCGGGAGGCCATTCCCGGTAATGATGCCAGCATGCCCTATGCCCGCGAGCTGATCGGAGCGAGCCTCAAATATGAGCGGACCGTGGAATAA
- a CDS encoding DUF2332 domain-containing protein — protein MIAERYERFARSEAAGRSPLYEKLALHIANSPPCLSFLARLPEERQQPNLLFAAVRMAAGLPTSGDMLEAMLDQHQEAIAAIMLSRTTQTNEPGRCAALMPALCQLEGPIALIEVGASAGLCLLPDCYGYDWTSHRLAAPEAFGQSAPVFPCKATQNTPRPMRHPDIVWRAGLDLNPLDISKEEDVNWLQALVWPEHEDRLERLKQALIIARQQKPPVFEGNLLKDLPALIEEAPKDARLVVFHTAVLSYVGEQSQRDAFARQMMASDAVWLCNESPRVFPQFSSGLVSDGAGRFLLTRNGEALAWTGPHGQSVDWIGSLSQMTENRP, from the coding sequence ATGATTGCCGAACGATATGAGAGATTTGCCCGAAGCGAGGCTGCCGGTCGCTCGCCACTTTATGAAAAGCTCGCCCTTCACATCGCCAACTCGCCGCCATGCCTTTCCTTTCTGGCCCGATTGCCTGAGGAAAGACAGCAGCCCAATCTTCTTTTCGCAGCGGTTCGCATGGCCGCCGGGCTTCCCACGTCTGGGGACATGCTGGAGGCCATGCTTGACCAGCATCAGGAAGCCATCGCTGCAATCATGCTCTCGCGAACCACGCAAACCAACGAGCCGGGCCGTTGTGCGGCCCTGATGCCCGCGCTTTGCCAACTGGAAGGTCCGATTGCACTGATCGAGGTTGGAGCTTCAGCCGGGCTTTGCCTGCTGCCCGATTGCTATGGATATGACTGGACCTCTCATCGCCTTGCAGCGCCTGAGGCCTTCGGCCAATCCGCGCCGGTCTTTCCCTGCAAGGCCACCCAGAACACTCCGCGCCCCATGCGTCACCCGGACATTGTCTGGCGCGCGGGACTGGATCTCAATCCGCTGGACATATCAAAGGAGGAGGATGTCAACTGGCTGCAAGCGCTTGTCTGGCCAGAGCATGAAGATCGCCTTGAAAGGCTGAAGCAGGCATTGATTATCGCGCGTCAACAAAAGCCACCCGTCTTTGAGGGAAATCTTTTGAAGGATCTGCCCGCTTTGATCGAAGAAGCCCCGAAGGACGCGCGGCTGGTTGTCTTCCATACTGCGGTTTTGAGCTATGTTGGGGAGCAATCACAGCGTGACGCCTTCGCCCGTCAGATGATGGCGTCGGATGCGGTTTGGCTTTGCAATGAGTCGCCCCGTGTCTTTCCGCAATTCTCGTCCGGGCTTGTATCTGACGGAGCGGGCCGCTTTCTCCTCACTCGAAATGGAGAGGCGCTGGCCTGGACTGGCCCACATGGGCAAAGCGTGGACTGGATCGGTTCCCTCTCGCAAATGACGGAAAACCGCCCATAA